In Gemmatimonadaceae bacterium, a genomic segment contains:
- a CDS encoding 50S ribosomal protein L23: MPTLHEIIVRPVVTEKSSAAFQSRGEYTFQVHPDATKSLVRQAVESLFGVHVTGVWTSNQRGKTRRVGKSVGRRNHWKKAIVTLREGETIEQIFEG; this comes from the coding sequence ATGCCGACGCTGCATGAAATCATCGTGCGACCGGTCGTCACCGAGAAGAGCTCGGCGGCGTTCCAGTCGCGCGGCGAATACACGTTCCAGGTGCATCCCGACGCCACCAAGAGCCTCGTTAGGCAGGCAGTGGAGTCGTTGTTCGGCGTGCACGTCACCGGCGTGTGGACGTCCAACCAGCGCGGGAAGACGCGCCGGGTAGGCAAGTCCGTGGGCCGCCGCAACCATTGGAAGAAAGCGATCGTGACGCTCCGCGAGGGCGAGACGATCGAGCAGATCTTCGAGGGCTGA
- the rplB gene encoding 50S ribosomal protein L2: MGIRQFRPITKGTRFRSVSDFAEITRTEPEKSLLEPLKKSGGRDNHGHIAMRRRGGGHKRKYRIVDFRRDKFGVTATVRHIEYDPNRSARIALVEYADGEKRYVLHPKGLAVGDAIVSGPGSDIRLGNALPLKEIPLGTAVHNVELKIGKGGQLARSAGMSAQVVAKEGDYVTLRLASTEVRLVHGNCLATIGEVGNAEHELQSWGKAGSTRWRGRRPKVRGEVMNPVDHPHGGRTRGGRNVVSPWGKKEGVKTRNVKKSSQRLIVRGRKRGKATQ; encoded by the coding sequence ATGGGCATTCGACAGTTCCGTCCGATCACGAAGGGCACGCGGTTCCGCTCGGTCTCCGATTTCGCCGAGATCACGCGCACCGAGCCCGAGAAGTCGCTGCTCGAGCCGCTCAAGAAGTCGGGCGGCCGCGACAACCACGGGCACATCGCGATGCGCCGGCGGGGCGGCGGGCACAAGCGGAAGTACCGGATCGTGGATTTCCGCCGCGACAAATTCGGCGTGACGGCGACGGTGCGGCACATCGAGTACGACCCGAATCGCTCGGCGCGCATCGCGCTGGTCGAGTACGCGGACGGCGAGAAGCGCTACGTGCTGCATCCGAAGGGGCTGGCGGTGGGCGACGCGATCGTGTCGGGGCCGGGCTCGGACATCCGGTTGGGCAACGCGCTGCCGCTCAAGGAGATTCCGTTAGGCACCGCGGTGCACAACGTAGAGCTCAAGATCGGCAAGGGCGGCCAGCTCGCGCGGTCGGCCGGCATGTCGGCGCAGGTGGTGGCCAAGGAAGGCGACTACGTCACGCTGCGCCTGGCGTCCACCGAAGTGCGGCTGGTGCACGGCAACTGCCTGGCGACGATCGGTGAAGTCGGCAACGCCGAGCACGAGCTGCAGTCGTGGGGCAAAGCGGGATCGACGCGGTGGCGCGGACGGCGGCCCAAGGTGCGCGGCGAAGTGATGAACCCGGTGGACCACCCGCACGGCGGCCGCACGCGCGGCGGGCGGAACGTGGTGAGCCCGTGGGGCAAGAAGGAGGGCGTGAAGACGCGCAACGT
- the rplD gene encoding 50S ribosomal protein L4, producing the protein MADTTQTFEAAAYTANGTARDHVALPEAVFDGTINMPVMHQAVKAYLANQRQGNAQTKTRGFVAGGNQKPWRQKGTGRARQGSIRAPHWVGGGTVFGPIPRSYAQFVPRQVRALARKSAFNARAREGAVMVIDRFAYDAPKTARLAALVARLGLEGRKVLILTNGVNEHVYLSGRNLTGVQVMPYSDVSAYHVLWSDAVLVEGGAIGHDLPPVADTEPERAPKREKPAKAAKQKKTARKAASKKTAAKHAAAPAKKKKTTTARAKSASKKTAAKKTSGKPKKRGK; encoded by the coding sequence ATGGCGGACACGACGCAGACATTCGAGGCGGCCGCGTACACGGCAAACGGGACGGCGCGCGATCACGTGGCGCTGCCGGAGGCGGTGTTCGACGGCACGATCAACATGCCGGTGATGCACCAGGCCGTGAAGGCGTACCTGGCGAATCAGCGGCAGGGCAACGCTCAGACCAAGACGCGCGGCTTCGTCGCGGGCGGCAATCAGAAGCCGTGGCGGCAGAAGGGCACGGGGCGCGCGCGGCAAGGCTCGATTCGCGCGCCGCACTGGGTGGGCGGGGGCACGGTGTTCGGTCCGATTCCGCGCAGCTACGCGCAGTTCGTGCCGCGGCAGGTGCGGGCGCTGGCGCGCAAGAGCGCGTTCAACGCGCGGGCGCGCGAGGGCGCGGTGATGGTGATCGACCGCTTCGCCTACGACGCCCCGAAGACGGCGCGCCTGGCGGCGTTGGTCGCCCGGTTAGGCCTCGAGGGCCGGAAGGTCCTGATTCTGACCAACGGAGTGAACGAGCACGTGTATCTCTCGGGTCGCAATCTTACGGGGGTGCAGGTGATGCCGTACTCCGACGTCTCGGCCTACCACGTGTTGTGGTCCGATGCCGTGCTCGTGGAAGGCGGCGCGATCGGACACGATCTGCCGCCGGTGGCGGACACGGAGCCGGAGCGCGCGCCGAAGCGCGAGAAGCCGGCCAAAGCGGCCAAGCAAAAGAAGACCGCGCGCAAGGCGGCATCCAAGAAGACCGCGGCCAAGCACGCAGCCGCGCCGGCCAAGAAAAAGAAGACGACCACGGCGCGCGCCAAGTCGGCGTCCAAGAAAACCGCCGCCAAGAAGACGAGCGGCAAGCCGAAGAAGCGGGGGAAGTAA